One genomic region from Vibrio sp. SCSIO 43137 encodes:
- the ygfM gene encoding molybdopterin-dependent oxidoreductase FAD-binding subunit, with amino-acid sequence MIEVYLRPESVSQALEMASEHSGKAVWFAGGSKINAAQIKSDKTVAISLVGLGLNSLEFNASSLRIGAMCTIQSLIDHSDVPGALKQAAGFIYSRHIRNQATLGGEIAARQEESLILSTLIAMNATVELADGQELTVEQYRHAAQPKLITHINLPDAGLICANRNITRSAAGLSVLTAAVSLSKTGEKRVVLDGLSALDDLTTNPLRALDIEQSQLDGEALEKAVSEWVEPCEDIRGSVAYKRYIAGVVVADLMAECQQLAGE; translated from the coding sequence ATGATAGAAGTGTACTTGAGACCTGAAAGTGTCAGTCAAGCACTAGAGATGGCTAGTGAACATTCCGGTAAGGCAGTCTGGTTTGCCGGTGGATCCAAAATTAATGCAGCACAGATTAAGTCTGATAAAACCGTGGCAATTTCTCTTGTCGGGCTGGGTCTGAACAGCCTTGAGTTCAATGCCTCTTCCCTGAGAATCGGTGCCATGTGTACCATTCAGAGCCTGATTGATCACAGTGATGTTCCGGGCGCACTTAAACAAGCAGCCGGTTTTATCTATTCCCGTCATATCAGAAATCAGGCCACTCTGGGGGGAGAAATTGCAGCCCGTCAGGAAGAGTCTCTTATTCTGTCGACACTGATTGCTATGAACGCAACGGTTGAGCTGGCTGACGGACAAGAACTGACTGTTGAACAGTACCGCCATGCGGCACAGCCGAAACTTATCACTCATATTAACTTGCCTGATGCCGGTCTTATCTGCGCTAACCGCAATATCACCCGTTCAGCCGCAGGTCTTTCTGTTCTGACTGCGGCCGTTTCACTGAGTAAGACCGGTGAGAAACGAGTTGTTCTGGACGGACTTTCTGCACTGGATGATCTGACGACGAATCCGCTCAGAGCCCTTGATATTGAGCAGAGCCAGCTTGACGGAGAAGCGTTGGAAAAAGCGGTTTCTGAGTGGGTAGAGCCTTGTGAAGATATCCGCGGAAGCGTGGCCTACAAGCGTTATATCGCGGGTGTGGTTGTTGCAGATTTAATGGCTGAATGTCAGCAGTTGGCAGGGGAATAA
- a CDS encoding DUF6088 family protein, producing MTATDRIYQKIKRSRRYVFERKDFDNYASYDQIGRVLKQLVDKGVLMKIGYGLYTKSTINSLTNKPMPTNPGGTDAIMREVLKMRGVDFELDAMSLKSLNGQSTQIPASIRYKWNSKYFNRSLKVGNRVLNERQ from the coding sequence ATGACTGCAACTGATCGAATTTATCAAAAGATAAAGCGCTCTCGCCGCTATGTGTTCGAACGTAAAGATTTCGACAACTATGCTAGCTATGACCAGATTGGACGCGTCTTAAAACAACTTGTAGATAAAGGCGTACTGATGAAAATCGGATATGGCTTATACACCAAGTCAACAATCAACAGCCTAACCAATAAACCCATGCCTACGAACCCGGGTGGTACTGACGCAATCATGCGAGAGGTTCTAAAAATGCGTGGTGTAGACTTTGAGCTGGATGCTATGTCATTGAAGAGCCTCAATGGACAGTCCACTCAAATACCGGCATCCATCAGGTATAAGTGGAACTCCAAATATTTCAACCGCAGCCTTAAGGTCGGTAACCGAGTATTGAACGAGCGACAATGA
- a CDS encoding nucleobase:cation symporter-2 family protein, protein MKLLFNVEDKPSLGVSLLLALQHMLAAMGAIIAVPLVVGSAIGLSSSEMVVLVNAALMVSGIVTIVQCKGVGEVGIRLPVVMGTSFTFVAIAISVGLDAGVSGIFGAALAGSLVMIVGSRFMPQIRKLFPPVVSGTVVMLIGLTILPVSVDWFAGAYVGQEEYGQLSNLLLGLLVLAVVVVLSQWGKGLLSAAAIVIGMFVGYIVSVMLGIVDFQPMYDAELFALPELLPFGITFTLSGVIGMSIAYLVTIMESTGDFLALSDATHTKLTGKKLSRGILCDGLGSAFASLFGSTPFSSFSQNVGIVSITGVASRHVVALTGALMVLAGLFPKLGGLVVTIPNPVLGGAGLVMFAMIISAGINILSRINFTKRNMLIIAVGVASGLAVTVRPDVLNHLPDSLKVILGSGITTGSLVALSLNLLLKVDIEDELESANEKREILEAHIKECEESRRAAQSRETEAVS, encoded by the coding sequence ATGAAACTCTTGTTCAATGTGGAAGATAAGCCTTCATTAGGCGTCTCTCTTCTTCTTGCCCTGCAACATATGCTGGCTGCAATGGGGGCGATTATTGCGGTGCCTTTAGTGGTCGGCAGCGCCATCGGGCTTTCCAGCAGTGAAATGGTGGTTCTGGTTAACGCCGCTCTTATGGTTTCAGGCATTGTGACCATTGTTCAGTGTAAAGGTGTCGGAGAGGTGGGTATCCGCCTTCCTGTGGTCATGGGAACCAGCTTTACCTTTGTGGCCATTGCGATTTCCGTGGGGCTGGATGCCGGTGTTTCAGGCATCTTTGGTGCTGCTCTGGCTGGTTCGTTGGTGATGATTGTCGGCAGTCGCTTTATGCCCCAGATCCGTAAGCTGTTTCCGCCAGTGGTGTCCGGTACCGTCGTTATGCTTATCGGTCTGACCATTTTGCCCGTTTCGGTAGACTGGTTTGCCGGCGCTTATGTTGGTCAGGAAGAGTACGGACAGCTGAGTAACTTGCTGCTTGGTCTGCTGGTGCTCGCAGTGGTGGTGGTTTTATCGCAGTGGGGTAAAGGTCTTTTGTCCGCTGCCGCAATCGTTATCGGTATGTTTGTCGGCTATATCGTCAGTGTGATGCTGGGAATCGTTGACTTTCAGCCTATGTACGATGCGGAGCTGTTCGCCCTGCCGGAGCTGCTGCCATTCGGCATTACTTTTACCCTGAGTGGGGTAATAGGAATGTCCATTGCCTATCTGGTCACCATTATGGAGTCAACGGGGGATTTTCTGGCATTGAGTGACGCCACTCATACCAAGTTGACAGGTAAGAAGCTTTCCAGAGGCATCTTATGTGATGGTCTGGGTAGTGCCTTTGCATCACTGTTCGGTTCTACGCCATTTTCTTCTTTCAGCCAGAACGTCGGTATCGTCTCCATTACCGGTGTTGCAAGCCGTCATGTGGTCGCACTTACCGGTGCCCTGATGGTATTGGCTGGTCTGTTTCCTAAGCTGGGTGGCTTGGTAGTGACCATTCCTAATCCGGTACTGGGCGGAGCTGGTCTGGTGATGTTTGCCATGATCATTTCTGCCGGAATTAACATCCTTTCCAGAATTAATTTTACTAAACGCAATATGCTGATAATCGCGGTAGGGGTTGCCAGTGGGCTTGCGGTAACCGTTCGGCCAGATGTCCTTAACCATCTGCCGGATTCATTGAAAGTTATTTTAGGCTCAGGAATTACAACGGGTTCGTTAGTGGCGCTTTCACTTAATCTGCTGTTGAAAGTAGATATCGAAGATGAACTGGAAAGCGCTAACGAGAAACGAGAAATCCTTGAAGCCCATATTAAAGAATGTGAAGAGAGCCGCAGAGCTGCTCAGAGCCGGGAAACAGAGGCCGTGAGCTAG
- a CDS encoding molybdopterin-dependent oxidoreductase Mo/Fe-S-binding subunit: protein MKINFTLNGKSKTIDCAAGKNVQKVLFESGLHSVRNSDDGFGFAGSDVVLFNGTLINASLLIAAQLEGAEVKTAESLGSWNELSLVQQAMIDVGVVQSGYNDPALALILTELLERIPNPARHEIDDALSGLFSRDAGYQQFYEVVELASNRLNDSKFDKQYAPEFRDDLVVVGKNSPKSDAAKMVQAKPCYVEDRIAADACVLKMLRSPHAHAWIESLDVSEAEKLEGVVSVITYKNCPDIPYTPGGQSAPEPSPLDRRMFGQKLRHVGDRVAAVVAESEEIAAEALKLIKVDYRVLKPVISIDDAMAEGAPIIHNEPIEYGVGAPDDLEEQNRNADPKEGKLIVNFPIGCFPRKNIAASVRGHIGDLAKGFEEADVIIERTYESKQVQQLPVETHICYSYMDGDRVILHDSTQVPWHVRRQVARILGVKQNKVHVIKERVGGGFGSKQDILLEDVCAWATYTTGRAVYFHHTREEEFICNSSRHVAKVTVKLGATKDGKLTAIDMEFRANTGPYGNHALTVPCNGPALSLPLYPCDNVDFRVTTYYSNICPTGAYQGYGAPKGNYALTMAMAELAEELGLDHLDMVEKNRVVEGQDLKILAAIGEGKMPTSPPKVHSCALEPILKQGRELIEWDSPKEAKGDWKTGRGVAIIQQKSGIPDIDQANCRLKMASDGTFIVHSGGADIGTGLDTVVAKLTAEVLCCPLDDVTVISGDTDHAPFDKGAYASSGTCFSGNAAKKAAEAMREEILSYAAELLGEEQDKLELLAPGIVKGESGEVTFATIAQKAESGTGRGQLLTKGCFTTPEFAFPYGANFAEVAVNTRTGEIKLNKFYALLDCGTPVNPNLALGQIYGASMRAIGHSMYEELIYDEKGIPQTRDLKYYGAPKIGDIPLDFKAILVPSDDPVGPYGAKSISEIGVNGAAPAIANAIHDACGVWLREWHFTPEKVLKGLNKL, encoded by the coding sequence ATGAAAATTAATTTTACGCTAAACGGAAAAAGTAAGACTATCGATTGTGCTGCCGGTAAAAATGTACAGAAAGTACTGTTTGAATCAGGCCTGCATTCAGTAAGAAACAGTGATGACGGCTTTGGCTTTGCCGGCTCGGATGTGGTTCTGTTTAATGGCACTCTGATTAACGCTTCGCTGTTAATTGCTGCTCAGTTGGAAGGCGCTGAAGTGAAAACGGCGGAGTCTCTGGGAAGCTGGAACGAGCTTAGCCTGGTTCAGCAGGCGATGATCGATGTCGGTGTGGTGCAGTCCGGTTATAACGATCCGGCTCTGGCTCTGATCTTAACTGAGCTGTTAGAGCGCATTCCAAACCCTGCTCGTCATGAAATCGATGATGCACTGTCTGGCTTGTTCAGCCGTGATGCCGGCTATCAGCAGTTCTACGAAGTGGTAGAACTGGCTTCTAACCGCCTGAATGACAGCAAGTTTGATAAACAGTACGCCCCGGAATTTCGTGATGATCTTGTGGTGGTCGGTAAGAACAGCCCTAAGTCTGATGCCGCGAAAATGGTTCAGGCCAAGCCTTGCTATGTAGAAGACAGAATTGCCGCTGATGCCTGTGTACTTAAAATGTTGCGCAGCCCACATGCTCACGCATGGATTGAATCCCTTGATGTCAGTGAAGCTGAAAAGCTGGAAGGTGTGGTCTCGGTTATCACTTATAAAAACTGCCCTGATATTCCGTATACACCGGGCGGACAGAGTGCACCGGAGCCTTCTCCACTTGACCGCCGTATGTTTGGTCAGAAACTGCGCCATGTGGGTGACCGTGTTGCAGCGGTTGTGGCAGAGTCAGAAGAGATTGCAGCAGAAGCACTGAAACTGATTAAAGTGGATTACCGCGTCCTTAAGCCGGTGATCTCTATTGATGATGCCATGGCGGAAGGCGCGCCAATCATTCATAACGAACCTATTGAATATGGCGTTGGTGCTCCGGATGATCTGGAAGAGCAGAACCGTAACGCTGACCCTAAAGAGGGTAAGCTGATTGTTAACTTCCCAATTGGCTGCTTCCCGCGTAAGAACATTGCTGCCAGTGTCCGTGGTCATATTGGTGATCTGGCTAAGGGCTTTGAAGAAGCCGATGTGATTATCGAGCGTACCTATGAGTCGAAACAGGTTCAGCAACTGCCGGTAGAAACTCATATCTGCTACAGCTATATGGACGGCGACCGGGTCATTCTGCACGATTCAACTCAGGTGCCATGGCACGTTCGCCGTCAGGTAGCGCGTATCCTTGGCGTTAAGCAGAATAAGGTTCATGTCATCAAAGAGCGTGTCGGCGGCGGCTTCGGTTCCAAGCAGGATATCCTGCTGGAAGATGTCTGCGCATGGGCAACCTATACCACAGGCCGTGCGGTTTACTTCCACCATACCCGTGAAGAAGAGTTTATCTGTAACTCCAGCCGCCACGTAGCCAAAGTAACGGTAAAACTGGGTGCGACCAAAGATGGCAAGCTGACGGCGATTGATATGGAGTTCCGCGCCAACACTGGCCCTTACGGTAACCACGCATTGACGGTTCCTTGTAACGGCCCTGCGTTATCACTGCCACTTTATCCTTGTGACAACGTGGACTTCAGGGTAACCACTTATTACTCCAATATCTGTCCTACCGGTGCTTATCAGGGTTATGGTGCACCGAAAGGTAACTATGCACTGACCATGGCCATGGCAGAGCTGGCGGAAGAGCTGGGCTTAGATCATCTGGATATGGTTGAGAAAAACCGTGTGGTTGAAGGGCAGGATCTTAAGATTCTGGCGGCCATCGGTGAAGGCAAAATGCCGACGTCACCACCAAAAGTACACAGCTGTGCACTGGAACCCATCCTTAAGCAGGGTCGTGAACTGATTGAGTGGGACTCTCCGAAAGAAGCTAAGGGTGACTGGAAGACCGGCCGCGGTGTTGCCATTATCCAGCAAAAATCTGGTATCCCTGATATCGATCAGGCTAACTGCCGCCTGAAAATGGCATCGGACGGTACCTTTATTGTTCACTCCGGTGGTGCTGATATCGGTACCGGTCTGGATACGGTTGTCGCCAAGCTGACGGCAGAAGTGCTTTGCTGCCCGCTGGACGATGTTACGGTTATCTCCGGTGATACCGACCACGCTCCGTTCGATAAAGGCGCTTACGCTTCATCAGGTACCTGCTTCTCAGGTAATGCTGCCAAGAAAGCGGCGGAAGCCATGCGTGAAGAGATCCTCAGCTACGCTGCAGAACTGCTTGGTGAAGAGCAGGACAAACTAGAGCTGCTGGCGCCGGGTATTGTCAAAGGTGAGTCTGGTGAAGTCACTTTCGCGACTATCGCCCAGAAAGCAGAGAGTGGTACAGGCCGCGGTCAGCTACTGACCAAAGGCTGCTTTACCACGCCTGAGTTTGCTTTCCCGTATGGTGCTAACTTTGCCGAGGTAGCCGTTAACACCCGTACCGGTGAGATCAAGCTGAACAAGTTCTATGCACTGCTGGACTGCGGTACGCCTGTGAACCCGAATCTGGCTCTGGGTCAAATCTACGGCGCCAGTATGCGTGCCATTGGTCACTCCATGTATGAAGAGCTGATCTACGACGAGAAGGGCATACCTCAGACCCGTGATCTTAAGTACTACGGTGCACCTAAGATTGGTGATATTCCTCTGGACTTTAAAGCGATTCTGGTTCCGAGTGATGATCCTGTCGGGCCATACGGAGCTAAGTCTATTTCAGAGATCGGTGTAAACGGTGCCGCTCCGGCGATTGCCAATGCAATCCATGATGCCTGTGGCGTCTGGCTGCGCGAATGGCACTTCACGCCAGAGAAGGTGCTGAAAGGGCTTAATAAGCTGTAA
- a CDS encoding nucleotidyl transferase AbiEii/AbiGii toxin family protein — MPKLKKQFLEVSDAIELGNPSITEKDYWVVSLLAMLESVESEHHQLVFSGGTALAKSNIKILRMSEDVDIKLIPNQEFLNKGTGAKRKARKALVENLIARLVDHAYLKYSKRTVRDSYRYVEIEIEYPQQYHQAPCLRPYIKLELIETIEFQGVEPRSISSLVAQSYNQPAEVNAMSCISIDLTLVEKVLSMLRRTMSVKRNPQRKDDETLVRHIYDVHCINAQHTIDIGALKPIFDTVLEEDKARYGNQHQDFVADPRNELKLGLEELETNEKFRERFEAFVAPMVYSTEPHDFDTCFTSFKNISEQLIN; from the coding sequence ATACCTAAACTAAAAAAGCAATTTCTTGAAGTATCAGATGCAATCGAATTAGGTAACCCGTCAATCACGGAAAAGGACTATTGGGTGGTATCCCTGCTTGCCATGTTAGAAAGTGTGGAAAGTGAACACCACCAACTTGTTTTTTCAGGTGGAACAGCTCTGGCCAAGTCCAACATCAAGATTCTGCGCATGTCCGAAGACGTCGACATAAAATTAATTCCAAATCAGGAATTTCTCAATAAAGGTACAGGTGCAAAGAGAAAAGCTCGCAAGGCGTTAGTTGAGAACCTCATAGCAAGGTTGGTTGACCACGCTTATCTGAAATATAGTAAAAGAACGGTACGCGATAGCTATCGCTATGTCGAAATCGAAATAGAGTACCCGCAACAATACCATCAAGCACCATGTCTAAGGCCTTATATTAAACTGGAACTTATCGAGACCATTGAGTTTCAGGGCGTTGAACCTCGCTCTATATCATCGCTGGTTGCGCAGAGCTACAATCAACCTGCTGAAGTAAACGCAATGTCATGCATTTCCATTGATTTGACGTTGGTTGAAAAAGTACTTTCTATGTTGCGCCGCACCATGTCAGTTAAGCGTAATCCACAGCGTAAGGATGACGAAACACTGGTTCGTCACATCTACGATGTTCACTGTATTAATGCCCAGCATACGATTGATATAGGCGCATTAAAGCCGATATTTGATACCGTTTTGGAAGAGGACAAGGCGCGATATGGTAATCAACATCAAGACTTTGTCGCCGACCCGCGCAATGAATTGAAATTAGGATTAGAAGAGCTAGAAACCAACGAGAAGTTCCGTGAACGTTTTGAAGCATTTGTAGCTCCAATGGTGTACAGCACAGAACCACATGACTTTGATACCTGTTTTACCTCATTCAAAAATATTTCAGAGCAACTTATCAACTAA
- a CDS encoding NCS2 family permease, whose product MSVRNEQSLDPDHLETKQESSNGLDGFFRISERGSSVKQECIAGLTTFLAMVYSIIVVPNMLGVAGFDQGAVFIATCLVAALGSLLMGLWANLPMAIGCAISLTAFTAFSLVLGQGISIPVALGAVFLMGIVFTVITVTGVRQWILTNLPFGIAHGTGIGIGLFLLLIAANGAGLVIKNPEAGLPVTLGEFTSFPVLMSVIGLAAILGLEKKRVPGGILLVIVAISIIGLIFDPKVTYQGLFAMPSFGGEDGGGLMGSLDIAGALTPVVLPTVFALVMTAIFDATGTIRAVAGQANLLDKDGNIINGGKALTSDSVSSIMAGFFGSAPAAVYIESAAGTAAGGKTGLTATVVGVLFLAMLFLSPVSYLIPVYATAPALMYVGLLMMSNVSKLKMEDSVDALSGLICAVFIVLTSNIVTGIMLGFGALVIGRVVSGEAKKLNLGTVLITVVLVAFYVGGWAL is encoded by the coding sequence ATGTCTGTACGAAATGAGCAATCCTTGGATCCGGATCATCTGGAGACAAAGCAAGAAAGTAGTAATGGGTTAGATGGATTTTTTCGCATCAGTGAGCGTGGTAGTTCGGTAAAACAGGAGTGCATAGCGGGGCTGACAACCTTCCTTGCTATGGTGTACTCCATCATCGTTGTGCCGAATATGCTCGGTGTGGCCGGCTTTGATCAGGGGGCGGTGTTTATCGCGACCTGTCTGGTGGCAGCACTTGGTTCCCTGTTAATGGGGCTATGGGCCAACCTGCCAATGGCGATTGGCTGTGCTATCTCACTAACAGCATTTACGGCGTTTAGCCTGGTGCTGGGGCAGGGTATCAGCATTCCTGTGGCCTTAGGTGCGGTCTTTTTAATGGGTATCGTATTTACCGTTATCACAGTAACTGGTGTGAGACAGTGGATACTAACCAACCTTCCTTTTGGTATCGCACACGGCACAGGTATTGGTATCGGTCTGTTCCTGCTTCTGATTGCAGCGAACGGTGCTGGTCTGGTGATTAAAAACCCTGAAGCAGGCCTGCCTGTTACTCTGGGTGAGTTCACCTCATTCCCTGTTCTGATGTCAGTTATCGGATTGGCAGCCATTCTTGGGCTGGAGAAAAAGCGTGTTCCCGGTGGTATTTTGCTGGTGATCGTTGCTATCTCGATTATCGGGTTGATTTTTGACCCTAAAGTGACTTATCAGGGGCTATTTGCCATGCCGTCTTTCGGTGGTGAAGATGGCGGCGGCCTGATGGGCAGTCTGGATATCGCTGGTGCCCTGACTCCTGTGGTTCTGCCGACAGTGTTTGCACTGGTAATGACTGCGATATTTGATGCAACAGGTACTATCCGTGCGGTTGCCGGACAGGCGAACCTGCTGGACAAAGACGGCAATATCATCAACGGTGGTAAGGCACTAACCTCTGACTCCGTCAGTAGTATTATGGCGGGCTTCTTTGGTAGTGCGCCTGCGGCGGTGTATATCGAATCGGCAGCGGGTACGGCAGCAGGTGGTAAAACAGGTTTAACCGCCACAGTGGTTGGTGTTCTGTTCCTTGCTATGCTGTTCTTATCTCCGGTGAGCTATCTGATCCCTGTATACGCAACAGCTCCTGCACTGATGTACGTTGGTCTGTTAATGATGAGCAATGTCAGCAAGCTGAAAATGGAAGACTCAGTCGATGCCCTGTCAGGCCTGATCTGTGCAGTATTTATCGTTCTGACCAGTAATATTGTTACCGGTATTATGCTTGGCTTCGGTGCATTGGTAATTGGCCGTGTCGTTTCCGGCGAAGCGAAGAAGCTGAACCTTGGAACCGTACTAATCACAGTTGTGCTGGTGGCCTTCTATGTAGGCGGCTGGGCTCTGTAA
- a CDS encoding GIY-YIG nuclease family protein: MDLVTIMHDLVSDDKYRFHLAKPSTKGTRPLDALTKSKEDWLSWQRYRGNAKERFPVNYIVSFAQISGNRFLFGGVFKITSRASKEYSVQYTRDYAELIGRLILEFTGNNSMATVFKPSYIYENSQVSGIYEHRFQGEPFRSYEEINHSFNAIEIIIKNSLPDWKVALSSIYGIYLISDKKTGKHYVGSAYGSSGIWGRWSNYVNNFHGSNDDLVELFNNKSEAYFRENFKFCLLEVLSSSSTKEEVINKESLWKKKLFTKEHGHNRN, encoded by the coding sequence ATGGATCTTGTTACAATAATGCATGATTTGGTAAGTGATGATAAATATCGCTTTCATCTTGCCAAGCCTTCTACAAAGGGAACTCGCCCTTTAGATGCACTCACAAAATCCAAAGAAGATTGGCTTAGCTGGCAAAGATACAGAGGGAATGCGAAAGAGAGATTTCCTGTCAACTATATCGTCAGTTTTGCTCAAATTTCCGGAAATCGGTTTTTATTCGGTGGTGTATTTAAAATAACCAGCCGAGCATCAAAGGAGTACTCTGTTCAATATACACGTGATTATGCTGAGTTGATTGGTCGACTTATTCTTGAGTTCACTGGGAATAATTCTATGGCTACGGTTTTCAAACCAAGCTACATATATGAAAACTCGCAAGTCTCTGGAATCTACGAGCATCGTTTTCAGGGGGAGCCTTTTAGATCCTATGAAGAGATTAATCACAGCTTCAACGCAATTGAAATCATTATTAAGAATTCACTCCCAGACTGGAAAGTTGCATTAAGCAGCATCTATGGAATTTATCTTATATCAGATAAAAAAACCGGGAAACACTACGTAGGTTCAGCCTATGGAAGCTCAGGGATATGGGGGAGGTGGAGTAACTATGTAAATAACTTTCATGGTTCAAATGATGATCTTGTAGAACTCTTCAATAATAAGAGTGAAGCCTATTTCCGTGAGAACTTTAAGTTTTGTCTACTTGAGGTGCTCTCGTCATCTTCAACCAAAGAAGAGGTTATTAATAAGGAATCGCTCTGGAAAAAAAAGCTCTTTACTAAAGAGCATGGGCACAATCGAAATTAA
- the guaD gene encoding guanine deaminase has translation MTECSSIKVIRASFLDIAKVVEDQNEIEENVRYIEDGLMLIEGGHIKWLGEWSEGKHMIPDSVRVRSYPGKLVVPGFVDTHIHYPQAEMVGAYGEQLLEWLNNYTFPTESRYKDKNYSKEMSSFFIKQLLRNGTTSALVFGTVHPQSVDALFEEAEKINMRMIAGKVMMDRHAPDYLLDTAETSYQESKELIEKWHKKGRLLYAITPRFAPTSTPEQLDAAKRLKQEYPDTYIHTHLSENLNEKAWVEELFPEQDGYLDVYHHHGLTGCKSVFAHCIHLEDKEWDRIKETDSAISFCPTSNLYLGSGLFKLQEAWRRNIKVGLGTDIGAGTTFNMLQTLNEAYKVMQLQQHCLSAFQAFYLATLGGAKSLSLEDKIGNFDIGKEADFVVLDPCSTPLQQLRFDNSKRLIDELFVIMTLGDDRSIYRTYVDGQLVYARG, from the coding sequence ATGACGGAATGCAGTTCAATTAAAGTTATTCGGGCATCATTTTTAGATATAGCCAAGGTAGTAGAAGATCAGAACGAAATTGAAGAGAACGTTCGTTATATTGAAGATGGATTAATGCTGATCGAGGGAGGCCATATAAAGTGGCTCGGCGAGTGGAGTGAAGGAAAACATATGATTCCTGATTCCGTGCGTGTTCGCAGCTATCCGGGCAAACTTGTTGTCCCCGGCTTTGTCGATACCCACATTCACTACCCTCAGGCAGAGATGGTCGGTGCCTATGGCGAACAGCTACTTGAATGGCTGAACAACTATACCTTCCCTACCGAGTCGCGCTACAAAGATAAAAACTACTCGAAAGAGATGTCTAGCTTCTTTATCAAGCAGCTATTGCGTAACGGTACAACGTCCGCTTTAGTGTTTGGTACGGTTCACCCTCAGTCCGTTGACGCCCTGTTTGAAGAGGCAGAGAAGATCAACATGCGCATGATCGCCGGTAAGGTGATGATGGACAGGCATGCACCGGATTACCTGCTGGATACCGCAGAAACCAGCTATCAGGAGAGTAAAGAGCTGATAGAAAAGTGGCATAAAAAAGGACGCCTGCTGTATGCCATTACCCCGAGATTTGCCCCGACTTCAACGCCGGAACAGCTTGATGCTGCCAAGCGTCTGAAGCAGGAGTACCCGGATACCTATATTCATACCCACCTTTCTGAAAACCTGAATGAAAAAGCCTGGGTAGAAGAGCTGTTCCCAGAGCAGGATGGTTATCTGGATGTATATCACCACCACGGTTTAACCGGCTGTAAGAGTGTTTTCGCCCACTGTATCCATCTGGAAGACAAAGAGTGGGATCGCATTAAGGAAACCGACTCTGCTATCTCATTCTGCCCGACGTCTAACCTCTATCTGGGCAGCGGATTATTTAAGCTACAGGAAGCGTGGCGCAGAAATATTAAAGTCGGGCTTGGCACTGATATTGGTGCCGGTACGACGTTTAATATGCTTCAGACACTTAATGAAGCGTACAAGGTTATGCAGTTACAACAACACTGTCTGTCGGCTTTTCAGGCATTTTATCTGGCAACACTGGGTGGCGCTAAGTCGCTCTCCCTTGAAGATAAAATTGGTAACTTCGACATCGGAAAAGAAGCAGATTTTGTTGTGTTAGATCCCTGTTCGACTCCACTGCAACAACTCAGGTTTGATAATTCTAAACGTCTTATTGATGAGTTATTCGTAATAATGACTCTTGGTGATGACCGCAGTATTTACCGTACCTATGTGGACGGACAGCTAGTATATGCCCGGGGCTAG